From the genome of Impatiens glandulifera chromosome 9, dImpGla2.1, whole genome shotgun sequence, one region includes:
- the LOC124915018 gene encoding uncharacterized protein LOC124915018 isoform X1 — MASSSILPINNADLSFSRPVSFSSSYSPLLFEMSRQRDTRLVTRRMRGKAFRVLANPNVSPGKSDFKKEVIMVDPLEAKRLAAKQMEKIKTKERMKRIREIESINGAAAMIGLTIGLIIEGRTGLGIPSQLAGYWEAIIHFFLR, encoded by the exons ATGGCCTCTTCATCGATTCTGCCAATCAACAATGCCGACCTTTCCTTCTCGAGGCCAGTTTCTTTCTCCTCTTCTTACTCTCCGCTGCTATTCGA GATGAGCAGACAAAGAGATACAAGATTGGTTACTCGAAGAATGAGAGGAAAGGCATTCCGTGTCCTGGCAAATCCAAAT GTTTCTCCAGGGAAGTCAGATTTCAAGAAAGAGGTGATCATGGTTGATCCATTGGAAGCCAAGCGGTTAGCTGCCAAACAAATGGAGAAAATTAAAACGAAAGAGAGAATGAAA AGAATACGAGAAATTGAATCTATTAATGGAGCTGCAGCTATGATTGGCCTGACAATAGGCTTGATCATCGAGGGTCGAACTGGACTTGGCATTCCTTCTCAG TTGGCTGGGTACTGGGAAGCTATTATCCATTTCTTTCTCAGGTAA
- the LOC124915018 gene encoding uncharacterized protein LOC124915018 isoform X2: MASSSILPINNADLSFSRPVSFSSSYSPLLFEQRDTRLVTRRMRGKAFRVLANPNVSPGKSDFKKEVIMVDPLEAKRLAAKQMEKIKTKERMKRIREIESINGAAAMIGLTIGLIIEGRTGLGIPSQLAGYWEAIIHFFLR; this comes from the exons ATGGCCTCTTCATCGATTCTGCCAATCAACAATGCCGACCTTTCCTTCTCGAGGCCAGTTTCTTTCTCCTCTTCTTACTCTCCGCTGCTATTCGA ACAAAGAGATACAAGATTGGTTACTCGAAGAATGAGAGGAAAGGCATTCCGTGTCCTGGCAAATCCAAAT GTTTCTCCAGGGAAGTCAGATTTCAAGAAAGAGGTGATCATGGTTGATCCATTGGAAGCCAAGCGGTTAGCTGCCAAACAAATGGAGAAAATTAAAACGAAAGAGAGAATGAAA AGAATACGAGAAATTGAATCTATTAATGGAGCTGCAGCTATGATTGGCCTGACAATAGGCTTGATCATCGAGGGTCGAACTGGACTTGGCATTCCTTCTCAG TTGGCTGGGTACTGGGAAGCTATTATCCATTTCTTTCTCAGGTAA